A stretch of the Filimonas lacunae genome encodes the following:
- a CDS encoding YwqG family protein: MNKQDFIAAVNAAQLNQHLPHFEALMKDSIWHTLTPISDYADEPLGKSRIGGIPDLPPGMDWPRSDDGVSLSFVAQLNLAELKPFDTYQLLPDSGYLFFFYDSEGDMGGYSPGERHLFRVLYHNSNTLDQSPVKDYPEDIIETGRYYPCRLSFSNHISMPYKWGKDFSFFNEAERDVYGSKVWQGGIINKTLGHADIFQGEMEPLCEIVTSAGFDGDFKKFNQPEYDGLDARAKEEWVLLLQVDSNEDTAGMQWYNIGRLYFWIKKQDLLNKNFDRCWCIAQDM, translated from the coding sequence ATGAACAAACAGGATTTTATTGCCGCAGTAAATGCCGCACAGCTAAACCAACATCTTCCTCATTTTGAAGCACTCATGAAAGATTCTATCTGGCACACACTTACCCCCATCAGCGATTATGCCGATGAACCACTGGGTAAATCCAGAATAGGCGGCATACCGGATCTACCACCCGGTATGGACTGGCCCAGAAGCGACGACGGCGTTTCGTTGTCATTTGTGGCACAGTTAAATCTTGCCGAGCTAAAACCCTTTGACACCTATCAATTACTGCCCGATTCCGGATACCTGTTCTTCTTTTATGATTCAGAAGGAGACATGGGAGGATACTCGCCCGGTGAGCGACACCTTTTCCGGGTACTCTATCACAACAGCAATACCCTGGATCAAAGCCCTGTAAAGGATTATCCCGAAGACATCATAGAAACGGGCAGGTATTATCCTTGCCGGCTTTCTTTTTCCAACCATATTTCCATGCCTTACAAATGGGGAAAAGACTTTTCCTTTTTCAACGAAGCAGAACGGGATGTATATGGCTCTAAAGTGTGGCAAGGCGGTATTATCAATAAAACATTGGGGCATGCAGATATTTTTCAGGGAGAAATGGAACCTTTATGCGAGATCGTTACCAGTGCTGGTTTTGATGGAGACTTTAAGAAGTTCAATCAGCCTGAATATGATGGCCTGGATGCACGCGCTAAAGAAGAATGGGTATTATTATTACAGGTAGATAGTAATGAAGATACAGCTGGCATGCAATGGTACAATATAGGCCGCTTGTACTTCTGGATAAAAAAGCAGGATCTCCTCAACAAAAACTTTGATCGTTGCTGGTGTATTGCACAGGATATGTAA
- a CDS encoding DinB family protein: MDCIDMLVTQTKETYSWMNRVIDAIPEEKWDITPDALQTNVSWQVGHLVLGIYYNAIWAVAGMQMDVLTAMPLKDYAEWFTTGTTPQRAVGKVTPGALKAHVNIMARKSITLISSLPAGNLTDNIEPVLPAHPVAKSKFDAIDWNIKHTFWHCGQLGLLKRVVDTRFDFGSGK; the protein is encoded by the coding sequence ATGGATTGCATTGACATGTTGGTGACTCAAACCAAGGAAACTTACAGCTGGATGAACCGGGTGATAGATGCTATACCGGAAGAAAAATGGGATATTACCCCGGATGCGTTACAAACCAATGTGAGCTGGCAGGTGGGGCACCTGGTATTGGGCATTTATTATAATGCCATATGGGCAGTAGCCGGCATGCAGATGGACGTGCTTACCGCCATGCCTTTAAAAGACTATGCAGAATGGTTTACCACAGGCACTACCCCGCAACGTGCAGTGGGAAAAGTAACGCCGGGTGCTTTAAAAGCACATGTGAATATTATGGCCCGCAAATCGATAACGCTGATCAGCAGTTTGCCGGCAGGTAACCTTACCGACAATATTGAACCTGTGCTGCCTGCCCATCCGGTGGCGAAGAGTAAGTTTGATGCTATAGACTGGAATATCAAACATACATTCTGGCATTGTGGACAACTGGGGTTGCTGAAAAGAGTTGTTGACACCCGTTTTGACTTTGGATCAGGCAAATGA
- a CDS encoding Crp/Fnr family transcriptional regulator yields MAVLETCINALDILKEDAEVFLSEFTKVHLKKNDVFVERGKVCDKIGVVEKGLMKVVFDKNGQEVVFGFAFENNFVSDYYSFITKGVSDKAIICIEDTELYVITKQRLWEIAREHAFLSGMSRKVNEQLFLKMHDRLKSLLLDSPAQRYQQMIEDSQGLVNKVPQYLIASYLNVQPETISRIRKKISSGSLS; encoded by the coding sequence ATGGCAGTGCTGGAAACCTGTATTAACGCCCTGGATATTTTAAAGGAAGATGCAGAGGTGTTTTTGAGTGAGTTTACAAAAGTGCATTTAAAAAAGAATGATGTTTTTGTAGAGCGGGGCAAGGTATGTGATAAGATAGGCGTTGTGGAAAAGGGGCTGATGAAAGTGGTGTTTGATAAAAACGGGCAGGAAGTGGTGTTTGGATTTGCTTTTGAAAACAACTTCGTTTCTGATTATTATAGTTTTATTACCAAAGGTGTTTCTGATAAAGCAATTATCTGTATAGAAGATACCGAGCTGTATGTAATTACCAAACAACGATTATGGGAGATTGCCAGGGAGCATGCTTTTTTATCGGGCATGAGCAGGAAAGTGAATGAACAGCTGTTTCTGAAAATGCACGACCGGTTAAAGTCTTTATTACTTGATTCTCCTGCACAGCGTTACCAGCAAATGATAGAAGATAGCCAGGGGCTGGTAAACAAGGTGCCGCAATACCTGATTGCTTCTTATTTGAATGTGCAGCCGGAAACCATTAGTCGTATCCGGAAAAAAATATCCTCCGGGTCGCTTTCTTGA
- a CDS encoding pentapeptide repeat-containing protein has product MGSSNDPVVHQNKVFSNVDYTEKTLTNREFVHCEFINCLFTKSDLRNNEFESCHFKQCNFSMAQIAGAGFRDAVFTECKIMGVDFTQCNKFLFSFTFHDCQLDYCIFLGTKLKKTLFRKCSLKEVEFSDADLSASVFDQCDMANTRFSNTQLEKADFRTAYNFSIDPEINKLKKARFTANNLAGLLDKYHLDIND; this is encoded by the coding sequence ATGGGCAGTTCCAACGATCCGGTAGTACATCAGAATAAGGTATTTTCTAACGTAGACTATACCGAAAAAACATTAACGAACCGCGAGTTTGTTCATTGCGAATTTATCAACTGCCTTTTCACCAAAAGCGATTTGCGCAACAACGAATTTGAGAGCTGCCATTTTAAACAGTGCAATTTTTCGATGGCGCAGATAGCCGGCGCAGGTTTCAGGGATGCCGTGTTTACAGAGTGTAAAATAATGGGCGTAGACTTTACCCAGTGCAATAAATTCCTATTCTCTTTTACCTTTCACGATTGCCAGCTGGATTACTGCATTTTCCTGGGCACAAAATTAAAGAAGACGCTCTTTCGCAAATGCTCTTTAAAAGAAGTGGAATTCAGCGATGCTGATTTGTCCGCATCTGTATTTGACCAGTGCGATATGGCCAACACCCGTTTCTCCAATACCCAGCTGGAAAAAGCAGATTTCAGAACAGCCTACAATTTCTCTATAGACCCGGAAATAAACAAATTGAAGAAAGCCCGGTTTACCGCCAACAACCTGGCAGGGTTGTTAGATAAATACCATCTGGATATAAACGATTAA
- a CDS encoding DUF4421 family protein, producing the protein MKRKRALVLLLLLITVYCGFTQQRVDTNYIKQYEQRQTITVFTGRRAIQIKHDGRIIEPNSPLNLGLGYSLQHPKINFEASLVGIRLSNRHKYGKTSVLDFEAHKYGRRLVIDAFFQRYHGFYHNDLPTKIITQYPNLSIQRIGGEATYLFNHKRFSAKAAFQQKEIQLTSAGSFVLGGGIYHTRLNNINEIGITGRNNFVTMQVGLGAGYAYSWVIKKRWQLSGIATMGLNAGNDWREFKQLHLKLYPRVFARTSLGYIQPAWGLYFSTIIHNDKYYQQQHTKMDLTTLNFQLAYIRHFNSLFKKKKA; encoded by the coding sequence TTGAAAAGAAAGCGTGCCTTAGTGCTATTGCTGTTGCTTATTACCGTTTATTGCGGCTTTACTCAACAAAGGGTAGATACCAACTATATTAAACAATACGAACAACGGCAAACCATTACTGTATTTACGGGCCGCCGGGCCATCCAGATAAAACATGATGGCCGTATCATAGAACCCAACAGCCCGCTTAACCTGGGCCTGGGCTACTCACTCCAGCATCCGAAAATTAACTTTGAAGCCAGCCTGGTGGGCATACGATTATCCAACAGGCACAAATATGGCAAAACAAGTGTTCTCGATTTTGAAGCACACAAGTATGGCAGGCGACTGGTAATAGATGCTTTTTTTCAACGTTATCATGGCTTTTACCATAACGACCTGCCCACCAAAATCATTACGCAATACCCGAATCTTTCCATACAGCGCATTGGCGGCGAAGCCACCTATTTATTTAACCACAAAAGGTTTTCGGCTAAAGCAGCTTTCCAGCAAAAAGAAATACAGCTCACTTCTGCAGGAAGCTTTGTGTTGGGTGGCGGCATTTATCATACCCGCTTAAACAATATCAATGAAATAGGCATCACAGGTCGTAACAACTTTGTTACCATGCAGGTAGGCCTGGGAGCAGGGTATGCCTATTCATGGGTCATTAAAAAACGCTGGCAGTTGTCTGGCATAGCCACTATGGGATTAAATGCAGGCAACGACTGGCGCGAATTCAAACAACTACACCTCAAGCTATATCCCAGGGTGTTTGCCCGCACATCCTTAGGTTATATACAACCTGCCTGGGGCTTGTACTTTTCCACCATTATTCATAACGACAAGTATTACCAGCAACAGCATACTAAAATGGATTTAACCACTTTAAACTTCCAGCTGGCTTACATCAGGCACTTCAATTCCCTGTTTAAAAAGAAAAAAGCGTAA
- a CDS encoding DUF1801 domain-containing protein, whose protein sequence is MKTDPEVQAYHNVLHGHEKEIAALLYHEICKHLPDAENKVWHGHPVWFLDGNPIVGYDKRKDGFNLLFWSGQSFDEPALKEEGKFKAAEIRYTNAHEIDTNELMRWLGKARDIQWDYKNLVKRKGVLERLK, encoded by the coding sequence ATGAAAACAGATCCGGAGGTGCAGGCTTACCACAATGTCCTGCATGGTCATGAAAAGGAAATTGCTGCATTGCTATACCACGAAATTTGCAAACATCTTCCGGATGCAGAAAACAAGGTATGGCATGGACATCCTGTCTGGTTTTTGGATGGCAATCCTATAGTGGGATATGATAAAAGAAAAGATGGCTTTAACCTCTTGTTCTGGAGCGGCCAATCCTTTGACGAGCCAGCGCTTAAGGAAGAAGGCAAATTCAAAGCAGCTGAAATACGCTACACCAACGCTCATGAGATTGATACAAACGAACTGATGCGATGGCTAGGCAAAGCAAGGGATATACAATGGGACTATAAAAACCTGGTGAAACGTAAAGGCGTATTGGAGCGTTTAAAATAA
- a CDS encoding winged helix-turn-helix transcriptional regulator, which translates to MEEQKKMYTEVECARNLAAVEDALYVLGGKWKLRIVIALVSGYHRFNEIQRAVHGISARLLSNELKSLEMNGLVKRLERSDLKPATIEYLPTPYAATLKEIVSVMGNWGRQHKERITGKKKIHYDYNTPNSIPYACKKPEFSPFSLLPCCNIPGSNKTLDNRKMRHAVACLILSLISNPCYHKA; encoded by the coding sequence ATGGAAGAGCAAAAGAAGATGTACACAGAGGTAGAATGCGCCAGAAACCTGGCAGCGGTAGAAGACGCGCTATATGTTTTAGGCGGCAAATGGAAGCTCCGGATTGTAATTGCATTGGTAAGCGGCTACCACCGCTTTAACGAAATACAACGTGCTGTTCATGGCATCTCGGCCCGGCTGCTGTCCAATGAATTAAAGTCACTGGAGATGAACGGACTGGTAAAAAGACTAGAACGATCAGACCTGAAACCCGCTACTATAGAATACCTGCCTACGCCCTACGCCGCAACATTAAAAGAGATAGTATCTGTTATGGGCAACTGGGGCCGTCAACATAAAGAGCGGATTACAGGAAAAAAGAAAATACATTATGACTATAATACACCTAACAGCATACCCTATGCATGCAAAAAACCAGAATTCTCTCCATTTTCTCTTTTGCCTTGCTGCAATATACCTGGCAGCAATAAAACCCTGGATAATAGAAAAATGAGACACGCTGTGGCGTGTCTCATTTTGTCTTTAATAAGCAACCCCTGTTATCATAAAGCCTAA
- a CDS encoding RNA polymerase sigma factor, with amino-acid sequence MTSTEHTEAFLTVLEAHKGILYKISHAYCREVDSRDDLVQEIIVHLWKAFEGYDSRYRYSTWIYRIALNVAISYYRKERTRKKIALPVLETTPLPVVAPDENGQKEQQLLLLQQFIAALPDMDKALMLLFLDEKSQQEMSEILGISVSNVSTRIHRVKNKLKEQLSTI; translated from the coding sequence ATGACCAGTACGGAGCATACAGAAGCATTTTTAACGGTATTGGAAGCCCATAAAGGCATCCTGTATAAAATATCCCATGCCTACTGCCGGGAGGTGGATAGCCGGGACGACCTGGTGCAGGAAATAATAGTGCATTTATGGAAAGCCTTTGAAGGGTATGATAGCCGGTACCGTTATTCTACCTGGATATATCGTATTGCGCTAAACGTAGCTATTTCCTACTACCGTAAAGAGCGCACTCGTAAAAAGATAGCACTTCCGGTGCTGGAGACTACGCCACTACCTGTAGTAGCGCCTGATGAAAACGGGCAAAAAGAGCAGCAACTGTTGTTGTTGCAGCAATTTATTGCCGCATTGCCCGACATGGATAAAGCTTTAATGCTATTGTTCCTGGATGAAAAGAGTCAACAGGAAATGAGCGAGATACTGGGCATATCAGTAAGTAATGTATCCACCCGTATTCACCGGGTGAAAAACAAATTGAAAGAACAACTATCAACGATTTAA
- a CDS encoding HAD family hydrolase, with protein MATDKPDKLLLLDLDETLVHATVQPLNEKADFVFDVYHVYKRPGVEQFLQEISQHFVLGVWSSADDAYVEEIVKTITPASVEWAMVWGKTRCTLKRDYQMDNYYWEKKLDKVKKKGFQLEQVIIVDDSPQKSRSNYGNAVYIHPFEGDGKDEELTHLFTYLLTLKEVENIRAIEKRGWRNRNS; from the coding sequence ATGGCAACCGATAAACCCGATAAGCTTTTATTATTAGACCTGGATGAAACGTTGGTACATGCTACTGTGCAGCCACTGAATGAAAAGGCGGATTTTGTTTTTGATGTATACCATGTGTATAAACGCCCGGGGGTAGAGCAGTTTTTACAGGAGATTTCCCAACACTTTGTGCTGGGTGTATGGAGTTCGGCAGATGACGCTTATGTGGAAGAAATAGTAAAAACCATTACACCCGCTTCGGTAGAATGGGCTATGGTGTGGGGCAAAACCAGGTGTACTTTAAAGCGGGATTATCAAATGGATAATTACTACTGGGAAAAGAAGCTGGACAAAGTAAAAAAGAAAGGTTTTCAGCTGGAGCAGGTGATTATAGTAGATGATTCACCACAAAAGTCGCGAAGCAACTATGGGAACGCTGTATACATTCATCCGTTTGAAGGAGATGGAAAAGATGAAGAGCTTACGCACCTGTTCACTTACCTGCTCACATTAAAAGAAGTAGAAAATATCCGTGCTATTGAAAAGAGGGGCTGGCGAAACCGCAATAGCTAA
- a CDS encoding FMN-dependent NADH-azoreductase — translation MKKVLHLISSPRTEASVSRQLGSVVIGKLLEKYPGSSLKVRDLAASPVPHLDEIHIQSFFTPVENRSPEQEKAIRYSEEAIAELQEADLVIVEAPMYNFTIPSTLKAYFDHIARAGITFRYVGNGHLPEGLLKNKEAYIITSSGGIYSEGVLKPYDFVEPYLRFFLNLVGIKVIDVFRAEGQAAVGAEAALQKGVEGVVVL, via the coding sequence ATGAAAAAGGTATTGCATCTTATATCCAGCCCCAGAACAGAAGCGTCGGTAAGCAGGCAGTTAGGTAGTGTAGTGATAGGAAAATTGCTGGAAAAATACCCCGGCAGCAGTTTGAAAGTAAGAGATTTAGCTGCTAGTCCTGTGCCGCATTTAGATGAAATTCATATCCAGTCTTTTTTTACTCCCGTCGAAAACCGTTCACCGGAACAAGAGAAAGCTATTCGTTATTCAGAAGAAGCAATTGCTGAGTTGCAGGAAGCGGATCTGGTGATTGTAGAAGCGCCCATGTATAACTTTACCATTCCTTCTACTTTAAAGGCTTATTTCGATCACATTGCCAGAGCGGGTATTACGTTCCGTTATGTTGGAAACGGGCATTTGCCCGAGGGGTTGTTGAAGAACAAAGAAGCTTATATTATTACCTCTTCGGGTGGTATTTATTCAGAGGGCGTGTTAAAGCCTTACGATTTTGTAGAGCCTTATCTGCGTTTCTTTTTAAACCTGGTAGGGATTAAAGTGATAGATGTGTTTCGTGCAGAAGGGCAGGCAGCTGTAGGAGCAGAAGCGGCCTTGCAAAAAGGAGTAGAGGGCGTTGTGGTGTTGTAA
- a CDS encoding family 78 glycoside hydrolase catalytic domain codes for MSKANPVGIGKHPYFGWLVNDNDANEKQTAYEIIVATTAARLAKGDADCWSSGRVTSSQQNYVFFTGSPLQAFTRYYWKVRTWDKDGNVSAYSDMQQFDTGPFADADWQGSKWISRTTSDKDDYTYFRKAITTADKPIAKAIVYMSAAHSYELYINGKQLAKGSVHHYPQYQYYHAYDVSNDITKGKVQQLAVLTHWYGGGQGRAVNKRGLLLKLVIDYADGTQAVVGSDGSWKQHQAEQFITGLKSRNGEGVGFIDKMDARKMISNWSGVGYNDSDWQAAVEEGAPPVAPWVNPLQSDLARLIEKEITPKSITRLKNGSYIIDLGKIYAGVPRIRFANGKAGDTVVMRGGFVLNEDGAVSATLDQNTNLEYSFVLNGKEAVFQPMVYLGIRYLQVSSSPVPLTTENVQFVTRHYELDPTQSEFYSSDDMLNLVWELMKHSLLVGAQEGFVDTPTREKGTFLGDGWSEAVPAMSVTYDRVMSDRVLKEFLQSQDQYWPDGRLNSVYPNVDGKRDIPDYTQAFLVWVWDYYMQTGNTDFLQENYTRLVKVAEYVASCRDAQTGLITRLAGGSGPYLYGIVDWPQVMRYGYDMNAEARTVMNAYAYTDFTIISHIAGVLGKATDVAAYAAKAADIKTAMNTLLLNKEGVYHDGLLAGGQPSSHVSQHANIFPYAMGIVPDAQKESVASEIVRQKMSVGMVCLRYLPEAVGLADKGEHLINLYTNTEWDGWAKNIKQGATVTWEAWDADVRNESMCHPWGAVGLLAMQQYMLGVTAAKPQYEEVQVKPLDFGNRLQKAQGKIPTDRGVIQIAWQRKEHVYDMQLTLPVNMSGAVFVPAGAGSDNLVEVNGKKVQGERQGRYIRLANIGSGTYQFKRVL; via the coding sequence ATGAGCAAGGCCAATCCGGTGGGTATTGGCAAACATCCTTATTTTGGCTGGCTGGTGAACGATAATGATGCCAATGAAAAACAAACTGCTTATGAAATTATAGTGGCCACCACCGCTGCCAGGCTTGCCAAAGGCGATGCCGATTGCTGGAGCAGTGGCCGCGTTACTTCTTCCCAACAAAATTATGTGTTCTTTACCGGTAGTCCGCTACAGGCGTTTACCCGCTATTACTGGAAGGTACGTACCTGGGATAAGGATGGTAATGTAAGTGCTTACTCGGATATGCAGCAGTTTGATACCGGCCCCTTTGCCGATGCTGACTGGCAGGGCAGTAAATGGATAAGCCGCACTACCAGTGATAAAGATGATTATACTTATTTCCGCAAAGCTATTACTACGGCCGATAAGCCCATAGCCAAAGCCATTGTGTATATGTCGGCTGCGCATAGTTACGAGCTGTATATAAACGGTAAACAGCTGGCCAAAGGCAGTGTGCATCATTACCCGCAATATCAATACTATCATGCCTATGATGTATCTAATGATATTACTAAAGGAAAGGTACAGCAGCTGGCAGTGCTTACCCACTGGTATGGTGGTGGACAAGGAAGGGCGGTGAATAAGCGTGGTTTATTGTTGAAGCTGGTGATTGATTATGCTGATGGAACACAAGCCGTAGTGGGGAGCGATGGCTCGTGGAAGCAACACCAGGCCGAGCAGTTTATTACCGGGCTAAAAAGTCGCAATGGAGAAGGTGTTGGCTTTATTGATAAAATGGATGCGCGCAAAATGATAAGCAACTGGAGTGGTGTGGGATATAACGATAGTGACTGGCAGGCAGCTGTGGAAGAAGGTGCGCCGCCTGTAGCGCCCTGGGTAAATCCGTTGCAGAGCGATCTGGCACGGTTGATAGAAAAAGAGATCACACCTAAAAGTATTACCCGTTTAAAAAATGGCAGCTATATTATAGACCTTGGTAAAATATATGCAGGTGTGCCACGTATTCGTTTTGCCAATGGAAAGGCAGGCGACACGGTAGTGATGAGAGGTGGTTTTGTGTTGAATGAAGATGGCGCGGTTTCTGCCACATTAGATCAGAACACGAACCTGGAATATAGCTTTGTGTTGAATGGCAAAGAGGCCGTTTTTCAGCCCATGGTATACCTGGGTATACGTTACCTGCAGGTGAGCAGCTCACCGGTGCCATTGACAACAGAGAATGTACAATTTGTAACACGTCATTATGAACTGGATCCCACGCAGTCGGAGTTTTATTCTTCTGACGATATGTTAAACCTGGTATGGGAGTTAATGAAACATTCGTTGCTGGTGGGCGCGCAGGAAGGGTTTGTAGACACACCTACCCGTGAAAAGGGAACGTTTCTAGGAGATGGCTGGTCGGAAGCGGTGCCGGCTATGAGTGTAACGTACGACAGGGTGATGAGTGACCGGGTATTAAAAGAATTTTTGCAATCGCAGGATCAGTACTGGCCTGATGGCCGGTTGAATTCGGTATATCCGAATGTGGATGGTAAGCGGGATATCCCGGATTATACACAGGCCTTTTTAGTGTGGGTATGGGATTATTATATGCAAACCGGTAACACCGATTTTTTGCAGGAGAACTATACCCGCCTGGTAAAGGTTGCCGAGTATGTGGCTTCGTGCCGCGATGCACAAACAGGGCTGATTACCCGTTTGGCAGGTGGCTCTGGCCCTTACCTGTATGGTATTGTTGACTGGCCACAGGTAATGCGGTATGGATATGATATGAATGCAGAAGCGCGTACAGTAATGAATGCTTATGCCTATACTGATTTTACGATTATATCTCACATAGCGGGTGTTTTAGGTAAGGCCACAGATGTAGCTGCTTATGCGGCCAAGGCGGCCGATATTAAAACGGCTATGAATACATTGCTGCTGAACAAAGAGGGTGTATATCATGATGGTTTGCTGGCTGGCGGGCAACCAAGTAGTCACGTATCGCAACACGCCAATATTTTCCCGTATGCGATGGGTATAGTACCGGATGCACAAAAGGAGAGTGTGGCGAGTGAAATAGTGCGGCAGAAAATGAGTGTGGGTATGGTGTGTTTACGCTACCTGCCCGAAGCGGTAGGTTTGGCTGATAAGGGTGAACACTTAATAAACCTGTATACCAATACCGAGTGGGATGGATGGGCTAAGAATATTAAACAAGGGGCAACGGTTACCTGGGAAGCATGGGATGCGGATGTAAGAAATGAAAGTATGTGCCACCCCTGGGGTGCTGTGGGCTTGCTGGCTATGCAGCAATATATGTTAGGGGTAACTGCTGCAAAGCCGCAATATGAAGAGGTGCAGGTAAAACCATTGGATTTTGGCAACAGGTTACAAAAGGCGCAGGGTAAAATTCCTACAGACAGGGGTGTGATACAAATAGCATGGCAGCGTAAGGAGCATGTGTATGATATGCAGCTGACTTTGCCGGTAAACATGTCGGGCGCTGTGTTTGTGCCAGCGGGTGCAGGTAGTGATAACCTGGTAGAGGTGAATGGTAAAAAGGTGCAGGGTGAAAGGCAAGGCCGTTATATCAGGCTGGCGAATATAGGGTCGGGCACTTACCAGTTTAAGAGAGTGTTGTAA